The region taaaatctagagtttcattttttcaatgaaattcgtGTGGAATCAGTTACATTAGCTTTCAAAAACTACCATTCTCAAAGATTACAATTTTCGATGACTTCAATTTTCAAGCATCCGTAAAGTCCTTAACTTTAAATGCTACACATGCACATGCAGGTGGATAGAAATAATGATCACATGGCTAGATAGCTACTTAAAAGTAGAAGTTTATGTCTGTAATGTCTAGGTACCTACCTACCTATCTGTCCTAATGATAAGCCATGATAGTATGTGTCATTCCTATTATTGCCAGAACAGCGTAACATCTAATTAGCCTTGAGTAATCGTGACTAGACGAAAGGTCGATGAGTTTTACGTTTCAGGCATTAAACGATTTATTAGCATGGGCAACAATGATTTTGTAGAATATCATGAAAGAAGACACGAAAGAAATTGCAACGGTAATTATGAGTTGTAATCTATCAAATGTTTCTTCGTTCCACAGAGTCCGTTGTcttgtgaaaataatttattaaaattgattttgtaaaCCTTTTACTCAGTCAGTAagtcttcttttttttaagtgaataACTTATTGACAATTTAATGTAAAGAAGATTACTTGGAATTTTCAACAAAGAAATGTGTAGAGCCAACAGACTCTTGCATTCATTAACCCATGAATTTCCCACAATggtgacacaaaaaaaaaactccaaaaaaccattaaaattaacaaaagaaaCGACCTCAAGTGAcattaaaaccatttttagaAGGCACACCAAACACGATCGTTTATAAATTTACAGGAGAAAAAAACTCATCGtttaaaaacacaacaaagatcaataaatataaatcaaaatgGTAATGCCCTCGTCAGACGCTGTGGACATATATTATTAACCAGTGAGCAGTTTTCTTTATATTCACTACTCACTACTCACATCGACAAAAATATTAAGAACTCAGATTAGCTTTTTGTAGTGAACATACATCAGTCAGACATAGTCAAGAACACCCAACATCTGATATCCACTTTATAGGCgtaataaacaaagaaaagtgTTTCTCAATGTCTTTAAACTGTTGGCGTATGCACACgacatttatttttgcttatttttcagatgattttctttgaaaataatttcttgcctctgaaaataataataaaatcgtacagaaacgtaattttttgataaattattcGCAATTTATATGggaggcaaaaaaaaaacgagaaaattttaagaagagaaaaaaaagtcggTAAACGCAATAATTCACAagatgtaaaaataaattttcgattctAGACGCACCGTCTGAATTATATGAattatttcgttttgaaaaatttgtaacggATCTGTCACGATGATgagcaagttttttttatatttctttctttcattcgTACGGCGATTATATTataatatagtaaaatgtgCACAACGCTACACTAAAAACTGAATGGTTTTAATAAAGTGAAGACGTAAATAGCATTTCAGAAACTATTTTTAGCAGCATGTGAGAACAATTAAAACGCTGTGGATTTAGGTTGAATTGAGAGTTGAGTGTGTAAGAAGGCGTAATGCCATTGTTAATGATGTAGCTGTTAAGACATCAATTTTATGCTTCAtttaattgttgttttttgtgtttaatttttttttttgaaccgaACCGTTCACTTGATTGAATCAAGTTGATTCCCATTAATTCggaatttatttacaattttggaGACTGCATCTATTCGACTTATAGAATGATATGGAGTAATTGTAAGAGTCTTGGTTTTTGCCTCCCATCGTCTAATGTAATGAGATTAGCTAAAATGTGTATCGTTGTGGGGGAATTTCGGGTTGGGTTATAAAATAAGACAATTGAAACACGACGACGGTAATAACAATGGGTTTTGTTAGTTTTGTAAGCTCTCGGGCTATACTTTGCATGAATAAAGATCGAAATCGGTGGACCTGTTTACATTGAttgtgaaaattatttgtgagcGGTGGCAatgagaattaaatttttggggTCTTATGAATTTATGACTACGCAAGGACATTTAAATTGTTGAATCGATTTTACCAAGGACCAGAAAATTCGTGGAGAAGTGTCAATCAAATGGCCAATTTTATTTCGCTCTCATTGTCTTAATTAAGCTTCGTAAAGGGCTTCAGGTCAGGTCCTAACCTAAGGTTGCGTCTTACAGATTACAAAAGCTATTCACCTCCTACGAATTTCAAGGTCATTTCGGGTGTTATCATTAATATTTACCGATGGTCTAGTTTTTCCTTCAAAGtcttttcatttattgaacttttctgattttaaaactaattgaaaatattttttgttccaGGTATTATCAGCACTTGACATTCTTCAACCACCTCATCTGGACTTTTTCCAAGAAATGTatcctttttcaaattcataatttaGTTGTGATACAGATGGTAATGTGAGAATGACCTTTTCCGAAATAGTAAGGTTGTTGTGACTTGTGATGTAGACCAAATAGTTTACATCAATTTGTAGTATAGAGTTTACTACATAAAAGAACAGCAGCTCGTCACTTATTTGCGTCTTAATCGTCAATAGCAGTTGAATGGCCTCAgttttttattcgtttgtgTTTCATTCAGGTTTAAGTCAacttttaatcaatttttttttgtttacttcgGTAGTGGCGtcatatcaaaatgaaaatcgtaGATTGTTTGTACGTTCAATGGAAAAAATAAACCCATTCAGGAAACATAAATTCTGCGTATGGAAACACTTTTATTGAGGaacatttctttatttttatttgatatttttatcaCATGTATGAGTATGAGCACATGTGcgtcgaaaataaaattatttattcaaagtaAAGCCAGGAAAATTGCGTTGACATTGAAGAGGTTTTGATTGTAAGCAGAAAAGTCAATCGTATCGTTAAACGATTTTATATTCTTAACGATGTGGTTGAcggtaattttttattattatctaAAGTATGTGACCATTGACCATTAAATAGTTGAGTGACTTACTGATTTTGCATAGTGGAGATTAATTAGTAGcatttgtatgagtggatttCTATCGAGATATAATTCGGTTGCAAACCAGGTGACTCAAGCAATTATCAATTTCGATATAATGATACGATTTGAGGTCTAATCAGGAACCCACTCGAGTAAATACCAATGGATGAATTACTCTAAAGTTGGGTAAATGAAAAGTTAATTTGAGGAACTAAGGAAAAATAGATAATATCGGTGCGAATTGACTGGCAAATATCAAGAAAATTAAGAGCGAATGTTGatgttttggtaaatttttctACACGTCGAATACTCCTCGGAATAGTACATCCTGGTAAAATACCGCTTGTTATAGTCCCAAagtatcaataaatttctttcaacGAAGAAAATCGGTGAGCATAGGTAAGAAAGAgaataaaagtttaattaaaacagTCAGTTGATGAGTTGTCGAAGAACATTTCTATGTATGTTTAGGGACAAACGAGAAGCAGGACACGGATGAATGTTAAATTAAGATTTAGATGCgagtttcatttatttcctgAGTGAACTGTGCTgaaaaaaattacctttcagaAACGCCTTGTCATCTGGTATCGACAACGATGACTGAAATAATGACTTATACTTTGTAACGTCTTATATAGGAAAACGTACTGTAAAAGTAAGTAATCAAAAGATTTCTTGAAACAATAAACgacactttaaacaaaaggaGGAATAGATTAAATGATACGAGAACGAGATAGGCTTGccttttctaaaattttcagattcaatAACAACATTCGACAGTACTTAACAGATTTTGTGGCATCCacccattttattttaactttcatttgattttatattttttcagacatttccagtaaaattgacttttatttAGTTAATTTTCACTTCCTAACTAaataaattatggaaaatgtcTACCGGTATCCCCTCATTGTGATAACAGTGAGCACATTTATTCAGAATACAAAAAGGCTCTAAAACCGTTAGCCAGggatacaaaatgtttttttttggcgtGCCTATgcaaatcgaattttttatgTATTGTGTAACGTAGATATATAATAATGCCGCTCCATAACGATTACACTCTTCCTCTCACGTTTCgataaagttaaaaaaaaaacgatcaaaaattcatttataattaattaactAGCTCACTTGTGACATGCTTTCAGTGAATTAAACAAGGTTGATACCTTCAGTCCAGGTATAAAAAAAGATAAtagtccaaaaaaaaaaacgacaatcCCCATTGAATCAGCCATCATTAAATTATGTTAATAAAAACACCCTTAATcacattgtaaaaaaaaaacgatgacGGAATAAGGTTTATCGtcgcaatttttcaatttatttttccatctACGATTTATGCATAGCAAATTTAACATTTCGTTCGTTCGGGGAAAAATGTGTGTAGATGTGTGGAAGAAAAATCACAGACAAATTTGGCGTGCAaacgattttcgttttctttaacAGCGTTTCGGAACAGACGTTTTCGGTTATGTACTTATTAGATTTGCGTGCAGACgaaaactgtaaaaaattttccggtaaaattcgatgaaataaaaaaaaattcattctctGATTACATTTATTtcgtgaaaatgaaatttatttgttaacaCACCAAATGGATTAATGGACGCATGGTTGCTTCGCTAACGCTTTCGTTACTGATTGATTACCATCAGCTAAACGTTTAGGTTTACACCAGTAGGTTGTATTAGAAGGCTAGTAGTTAGTAAGAGACGTTTGTAAAACGTAGAAAACACGTTCCAGACAATGTTGTTCAGTTCAGttcagaaacaaaaagaaaaaacccAACAATAAAATACGTGAACTCAAAAAGATCCTTTCGCCAACTCAATAACATCTTCtctaattttaattcatttgtttttctaAGAAAAGACTGAAAATATTAGGTCTGACGTCGAATAACAGCAAATTGAATCAAATGCTATATATGGCCAAAAAGTGTTATAGGATTTTcggaaaagtttattttgtgtatatCTTTGGGGTATACAAGATAAGGGGTTAGGGATATATCAACGCTCACATAGTACGGTTCTTATTACAATATGGCAGCTAAGGTGTTATGtgtaaaatatagaaaaatcgTCGGTTATTCGTAACTATGCAACATGATCGTTAaactttttctgaattttgctAAGACGATAATGCTGATCAGAACTCATCGCTTATTATTGTAGTCGTTGATGTCCTGGACATAACTGATGACTAGTCATAGTCAATAAACAATTATACACTTCAACGTGATTCCATGTAAAGCCATAATGCCCATTAGGcgaaatcattaaaatgtaaacaaagttTATTCCTGTCGTGTGTTAAACTTTCTGAATAAAGCAAAGAAGGAAAAGAATTACACAAAAACGAAAGGAAACTCATTTGATATtcagttgaaaaataaaatttaaacgaaaccTGTGACGTATAGCATCGCTGAAAAGGGAATGGAAAAACTCAGGCATAAAATCCAAACATAGTTAATATAGATTGAGCATAATTCTGTGTAAACGTAAATTGcggtttttaaaaataaaaacgactTCTCCATTCGTTTGCACACACCCTATTCTGGTGTTGCTGGGCcgcaggaaaaaaaaaggtttcaacgaaattgagttaaaaactttattttaacaaCACTTTCGAAATGATTATCCATTCCTTTGTTAATGCATAAAAACTCGACTGCAAATAATCCAATCAAAAGAACGTGGATATTTTGATGAAacttttattatgaaaataaatttacaaaagaagaaactATAAATGAACACTGTCTGTGCactttgtatattttgtacaaggttccgaatttattttaacggtacacgattgtttttagcaaTGGAAAAGCTTACACCCAAATTAGAGTACATAAACACTGCCAAAACCGAGACTAGCACGTTGGGTAAATAGTTTCTGAAAGTTTTTTggaattcaaacaattttctaaagtAAATGGGGACTGGAGAGTTTACGTAATTTAGTAAATAGTCCAAGTATAGACAAATTTACTTTTAGATTACTACAGAAGAACTGAAAtttaaaagaaggaaaaacttTCTCTATGAACGCTACCAATCAAGATCCGGTTGGAGACACAGTCTAAATCGGCGGTGGATGTAAACGATAATTacttttaattgttttctacaattaaacgaatgaaaatgttttcaatatttgtCCTCAAAGTTAGGACTGTTCAAGGTTTTCCTTCAATAAGTTGCCCCAATATGACCCGAAGCCCATTTAGTCACAAAGCATTCTGTTATCAATCTTATCCGTTATTCTTTAATACACAATTTTCACACACTTTGTGACTCttccaacaaaatttcttaatcaaaaattcattgaacttTGTTCCGCGCATAAAGAGTATTGCCGACATATAGGTACAGTTTGTTGTTGAAAAGTCAATAGGAAAACTTCTCGGTTatacataaatatttgaaccCTGATCAGAAACGATGGTGAAAAGGAAATAGGATTTTTTCGAGTAAAATAAATCGCTCAGCCATTTTCCTTTCCATATAAAACGAATCAAATAAATGTATAGATTGTGGATATATGCGACAGTAAGCCTAGTGTTGTATTGAAGGACTATGCGAAATATTCGCactggaaaatgatttttttgttttgttttctgtgtTTCGCTTTGATTGACAATAAAAAGAAAGTCGAATTTTTATGGGCGGTTGTAGGTTTTATTTGGTTGGCCTACCTCAACATAACCTTTAGTAAATATTTGCGTTCAATTGATTGTCgcgagatattttttgcatCGGTATCGATTGATCAAATCAGTTTTCGTAAAGTTTTGAGGAGCGTAAATATAATGAAAGTATGGATTGGTTCCTTTTTCAATACGAATGGtactcgaaaatttcaatatataAAGGTTTCTCATGTCTCACCTGGTTGAGGTTTTTCTTTGGAATAACGACATATAAAATTCTAGGCTCAGAGTTCaccattcataaattttactaGGCTAATCGCTAATGGTTTCCCATTTATCACTCATAAAATCCAGTGACTCATTCAATGAAACTTAAAAGCGCTCTGTCGTATTTTCTTGGCATTtcattcatataaaaatttgcttAGATTATACGGTATACTTAAAGTGTATGTGGAATAGGTATATCTATTATACATCTCGGGTtaacgtttttgttttcatatttactgaaatttttcGTAGCAACATTTTGTGTGCATGAATATGAAAATGTCTGGTAAAATTTGTATAAGCCAAAAACAAACATTCGCTTTCGGGTTATGGAAGTAAAATGAGAAGATATTAAAGAATGTTTTGTGCCCGACAAAAGATAATTAATGCTACAATTCAAATATGAAAGGCACTAACCGCAATGACTGTGTGAAAGCTGGATCTGgtttttacattcaaataCTTAGTTATGATGtgattttaagaattttcctTTGTGACAGGACATAGAGCTTTGGTGACATGTACTATCGTTTGATGATAAATATTTCAAGGGAAAACATACGACATGTGATACCACGTATATGGCAtgaataatcaaaaaaatgttttcggaacaaatttcttcgaaaatatttgaacgtGGTATTACCTGACTCGTACAACGTCTTGAGAAGAGGAAAAGTCTTCTGCAAAGAGTTCATAAATTCGGGTAACTATAGGTTTCgcttttcacaaatattttccaattccAGAAACAATATTTCGATATCTTGAGAAAATATCTTCTAAGGGTTGTAAAAGAACCACATTGACCGCAAGTTGTCTTTCTTGGTTTATTTTAGGTAACACTAAAGATAAATTACATTAGAACAATCGATCAGAAAAGCTTTCAGGTAGCAAGAGCAGTTAACGTTATTTCTGTACAACacgtttttttaattaatttctagtAAATGGTGTGAGTACTCGTAAGTACTAGAACATCAGTGAGAGTGAGCGGTCTATTTGTTTATCCGGCGTGCCAGTATTAGTGATTTCGAATAGCCTGTTCTGTGACAAACAGATATTGAAAGGTAAAAATGTGGCGTGACcataccaacaaaaaaaaaccctgaAACACTAAATACCATCAACGcgacaattattttatttcgcaTTAATTCTACAAGttcactaattttttttttttacttatccATCAAGCCATCAACGACTAAGCTTTCTCGAAATGACAACCACCCCATTGAAAACAAAGTCTATATAAGTTCTAACGTACGcaatacattttcattcatatatCCTTTGAGTACAAAGGACGTATAAAGAAACACATAGAGACGTCTGCCCTCTAAATGTACTTGAAAAACCAATCCCCAAAAATGTTCCCTTAAACACACTGGTGTTTCTGCTGCTACGTCTAtacaatatatatatttgcGCCATCCATTTATATCGAATATTATACGACACGACCTACGACGTGTTCTATAAGTCGCTTTTTTGTACATCTATATAACATAACAAAATCCATAGAACATAAGCCATTTTGTATGCGAGAACATAGAGTGAGTCATTGGGAAAAGGAAGAATAAATTATTAGAAAACGAATACTTCAACTCGAACATACGCACTGTGTATGCATATAGTAGGTATATAGTTTTTCCCCGATgagtaaaagttttttttttccttccttcGAACCGAGACCGAGATGAACGAAAGCGTGGAGAATATTTATCACTTAACCAATTGCAATTTAAAAGCGCCTAAAGGCAACTAAAATTATCACTTTATGgttgtaaattgaaaattatggaTGCTTCGCGCTCGTTTTAGAGGTGGTGACATGTTGGATGTCGTATCTTTTACGGTTCTCCTCTTTCGgctcacaaaattttaatgccACTTTTATTCTCCGGTTGTAATGTTATCCTCCAGAACATGACGACCGATCCATGTCCAAGGTGGTTTGATGTCGTAAAACATATCATAATATTGACTTTTTGGCCTTTTTGTAATAGTAATTGGGGTGTGGTGTTGGAGTAAAAAATGACCTGAACTTGTTTAtgatttgacaaaattttctcaacaTGCTGCTGTTTAAACAGgttaattcaaatttgttctctATTAAACTAGGTTTTTTGACACaatgtgaaatatattttgtaaccATCAGAAGATGTCCTCAAAACAAGTTTCATGAGTTAAACGCTGACCGCATTTTTAATGAACTATAAAACTTCATCGACATCTTCATTTTTCTACGTTAATACAAAGTAAACATAAAGATTGGCGTGTTACGTCCTGAAAATGGGAAATCTATCGTATATTTAGATGATATAGAGCTCTACACAATGTACACATACTTCGCTTTTTCCATGAAAAGTCAGTCAGTccacatcaattaaaaaataactTGCATCCGTTTCGAACGATAAACTTTCCCTAGGTCCTTCATGATAAACACTAAAAAAgccataaaaaattcaacaaaatatcactttttcaGCCATAATTCCCATTGTCCCACTCCAATGCCCATCGAGGCTGTATGAAACAATCACATTAAAATGTTCTCGCATTGTTTAAGTTACAATTCCACTttaaaacatatttcgttgtaataaatttcataaattttaaattgcttATGTGTATAGTCGTGTACATATTTCATGGCATAAGCTGAAATATTGCCATAAAAAATATATAGAGAAAATGGAGCTTTCATATAGATTTTTCATCTACATTCTGTAAAAACgtattttatatgttttttCCTGGTAGAAGATaaagataaattgaaaaaaatattctctgtCATACACTGGGTTGAGAAATCCCTTTTATATTAGTCGGAGTATAGTTTTGTTAACAGGCCTAACAGGCCGTGTTATCCTCATTAATATAAATAGCATGACTTTCGCTgctaacagaaaaaaaaacgtgtttTGTTATGCCAACGGTCGAAAGGAAGCTGCGACGCGGCCGCGCTATATTGAATAGCAATATTACATAGTAACTGTAGCTCTAATTTGCTTTATGTGTACGTATGATTGTTTCTTCTATTGCATTCACAGAACTCTATGTCTGACAaagggaaaaataaaaaaggagaATTTTGGGACAGACAAGAAAGTTTTATAAGCCTattgtaacagctaatttctCGGAATAAATGTATTCTATTCCAGCTTAATTAGACAATTAAACAGAACTTGCTGTAGCCTTTTATTTGCTACGACTTCGTATAGATTGGACTTAGAGTATTTTTCTGATTATAAAAGAGAACACGGGGAATCGAAAATCTTTATTGTAAAGCTCTCACCTAGTAAAATACTGCTGAACATTGATGCTAATagctcgaaattttttttaatttctccaccacaaaatgaattttagcCACGTTTGATTACTTTACTTTTCGTTTTAATACCCAAACCTACAAGTCAATGTCATGAAAgcttaattttacatttttcattcactTCGTTGTAACAACATTCGAGAAAGCCGAGTATTCAATATTCCATAAACCAACTCATCAAAATGTTACACTAACCAACCAGCCACACCACCGTTCTCCTTTTaggaagaagtaaaaaaaaatgtaaagtgaACAATCTCTTATGTTCAACATCTTCAAACTCTGTTCTTCAACCGAAAATATCTTCTCAACTCGCATTTTCGTGTATTATATTCCCTCAAACCACCctcatcattttcattttatcaaatatGATGACTGTACACCACACATTTGATGtggcaaaaaagaaattgaaaattttcgacgaaatttttcttgttaccAAAAAAAGCTGAAGAAGGAAACGAAAACGCCATAGTCACAAGAAAATAGTatgagaaaaaaatcgaaaaaaaatttgtcgccGACATTATTCAAGCTATCCATATCATTGCTAGCTTTTTGTACTGgatatttttttgactttcTTCTGATGTATAAATGACTGTGTTTTCATAGGGAAAAACAGCTTTCATTTTTCAAcggtaatttttttattttattatcgtCATGTCACTTGGCTGTGAtaaagtgtacactgtgtcCTCGTATCCTCAGCTATAATGTTAACtcgatttgtttatttaaaaaaaaaatatcttcgtCAGAGTTGTTGGGATATTCGTAATTCGTAAAGTGATACATGAACAAAGAGACGTAGCAACTTTTTACGTTGATAATATATTTTTCGCATAAAATTCGCATCCACAACAACAGGGAAATGTTcatcatttttaattgaaaatcgtatttgcctcttaaaaaattaataaatcttCTTGTTTAAATATGAAAACGGGAAGTATACAATTTGGGGGTAGACATAAATTCCCTTTCGACTCGTAGTTAAAGTGACAACGAGATTATTTtgcgtttttttattatttaaacaaGACGAAGTTTAATGCTTTACGAATACCATAAAGTGTTTCGTTGGTATATTTGATTTGAAGCGACTTATTTGACTTCTTCACATTAAGCTGGGATGCTATGAGCGTTATACGATCAGTTTGCAATTTCAATATTGCCTTTTAACACAAATTAGGGAAAAGATATTCAAAGCCTATGATTTCTTAAGTTAGACTTGTTCAGGTTGAAGGTATATGTTGGAGCAACTTaaccaaaacaacaaaataaaagagaaatgaACCATGGTCCATGGTCTTTGTGACGATAAGGGACTGTGATAATAAGAGATGAAAATGATCTTTGATTCACTGCATTGTTAAAGTTTCTTACTATATATTGCCTTGCCTACGTGCGGTTCGTAGGTCATGTTCTcattttcgttgaataaatttattttcgtggAACGTTTGCCATATACTTAGTACCTTCATAACGCAAGCAACAAATGAGTGTGAATGAGATGTGTGTGATAACGGGAAACGTTagttaattcaattcaacccagaaatataattttccttAACTTTGTCCCATTACGATACCAACAGTTATGTGATAACAGAACTGCTGCAATCAGATCTGCATAAAATTATAGTTTCACCACAGCATTTGTCAGCCGACCACATCAAAGTGTTTCTGTACCAGATATTGCGTGGacttaaatatttacattcgGCTAGGATATTGCACAGGGACATCAAACCAGGAAATTTGCTCGTTAACAGTAATTGTGTTTTAAAGGTTCGTACGATCAATTATTAAGAAGTTAGTTGCGACGTCGATTaccgattttattttgtatttctcCCGCAGATTTGTGACTTTGGATTGGCCCGCGTTGAAGAACCAGACACCTCAAAGCATATGACCCAAGAGGTCGTGACACAGTACTATCGTGCACCGGAAATTTTAATGGGAGCTCGTCATTATTCTGCCGCTGTTGATGTATGGTCGGTGGGATGTATATTCGGTGAATTGCTCGGCCGACGGATACTGTTCCAGGCACAAAGTCCTGTGCAGCAATTAGAATTAATTACCGAACTATTGGGTACACCACTGCTGGCTGATATGCGACATGCGTGCGAAGGAGCACGAACTCATATGTTACGGAGAGCACCGAAACCACCGTCACTATCCGCTCTCTACACACTCAGTTCGCATGCGACTCATGAAGCTGTACATTTACTGTGCCAGATGTTAGTTTTTGATCCGGTAAGGCTAACATTTCGATTCgatcaatttccattttctgaaaaataatttcgattccAGGACAAGAGAATATCGGTCACTGATGCTCTTGCTCACCCCTACCTCGATGAAGGAAGACTGCGATATCATTCATGTATGTGTAAATGTTGTTTCACAACATCGTCAAGTATGCGCCAATACACTGGTGATTTCGAACCAGCAGCTAGTCAGTTGTTTGACGATTTGTGGGAACGAAAACTGACGTCAGTGCAGCAAGTTAAAGGTATGGTTGAAACATTGATTGTGAACAATTAGACGGTTAATTTAATggatttggttttttgttgtttctctTTCTCTTTCCGAACGATAATCACAAACACAACAGAGGAAATGCACAAATTTATTGCCGAACAATTACAAACCGGTCGGGTTCCATTGTGCATTAATCCACAGAGTGCAGCGTTCAAAAGCTTCGCTAGGTAAGAAGGATGGATTTCTACTTAGTGATGCGATaagaaaatacataaaaacaaacaaaaaaactacCGAGCTACTTCGAcataaatcatcaaaaataaaagcaaaaaaaagaaagaaa is a window of Bradysia coprophila strain Holo2 unplaced genomic scaffold, BU_Bcop_v1 contig_350, whole genome shotgun sequence DNA encoding:
- the LOC119080715 gene encoding LOW QUALITY PROTEIN: serine/threonine-protein kinase NLK2 (The sequence of the model RefSeq protein was modified relative to this genomic sequence to represent the inferred CDS: inserted 1 base in 1 codon) produces the protein MAAVGGPTRQSRVSMSVSMSLVQGGAAGAPQGAILAAAAPFYQPPAVPQDVQPDRPIGYGAFGVVWAVTDPRDGRRVALKKLPNVFQSLVSSKRVFRELKMLCFFKHENVLSALDILQPPHLDFFQEIYVITELLQSDLHKIIVSPQHLSADHIKVFLYQILRGLKYLHSARILHRDIKPGNLLVNSNCVLKICDFGLARVEEPDTSKHMTQEVVTQYYRAPEILMGARHYSAAVDVWSVGCIFGELLGRRILFQAQSPVQQLELITELLGTPLLADMRHACEGARTHMLRRAPKPPSLSALYTLSSHATHEAVHLLCQMLVFDPDKRISVTDALAHPYLDEGRLRYHSCMCKCCFTTSSSMRQYTGDFEPAASQLFDDLWERKLTSVQQVKEEMHKFIAEQLQTGRVPLCINPQSAAFKSFASSNVAHPSELPXVTTSMGMTSQRGDSCLKFTKIKPSSTTIQMKVNLPIKIQNQQRDINERSVIVFHRSHQ